A stretch of Gemmatimonas aurantiaca T-27 DNA encodes these proteins:
- a CDS encoding PIG-L family deacetylase, whose protein sequence is MMMTRQLLQSGARLMGRMGVTNAAAIAAAFVLSAPIMSARAQSNGNGGPDRGAAKLGSTLAGIGTTGRVLTIAAHPDDEDTPIIAWLARARHVETAYLSLTRGDGGQNLIGNELGEPLGAIRTQELLAARRIDGGRQFFTRAYDFGFSKNAEETYLHWPKDSILGDVVRVVRAYRPQVIVAFFSGTPRDGHGHHQVSGLLAREAYDLAGDTVRFPVRDYGLPWTPQKFYRSARQAPDSASLRVNTGEYDALLGRSYYEIAAESRSQHKSQGFGVLQRKGVMWAYLSREASRVGPDDARSERSVFDGIDTTWTPLRAKLPTAVVPTLDSALAALAMVRGVYRADNPSALVTPLAAVLRQLRAVRNTLGSGPALLIGEGIGRPAQVRARPAQQADPALWDALSLTIDRTSDALVEAAGIAVEASAPQGTFPVREAEKENVNDSLPVTISVFNRGRATVRVTGGFISGLGMRANERGSIDVAPDSTGVLQRYAVAFGPNSPWWRQQGRSGKDWFLMPIDARDEVQQEARVSTMAEVALLIAEVSVSVTTPIVYRFADPIKGDQQIPVAAVPGITVNLASAIEYIRAGVPVDRLVNVRVQSSYPHETSVRVRLEVPKGLLADSVQRVRTLPAQGGTMVSFRLRGVLPEGAHQLLVAGFHENVPAMRGVYPISYDHITPMRLYGTSAMAFSAVSVKLPARARVGYIAGVADAGIDALRQLDITVEKLEPSMLGSTDLSRFSSIVVGPRAYEASEELVKQNPRLLEYANRGGTLVVQYGAQDMSRFANVMPYPLQWTRPAARVTMEQAPVNMLQPTHPLLTTPNRLTASDWDGWVQERATYMPSTIDRRYTSLLSMNDPGEPANTGALLVAPVGKGRYVYVTLALFRQLPMGVPGAARILTNLVNGQAPVVMPKM, encoded by the coding sequence ATGATGATGACGCGGCAGCTCTTGCAGAGCGGCGCGCGCCTCATGGGAAGGATGGGTGTCACGAACGCCGCGGCCATTGCCGCGGCGTTCGTGTTAAGCGCCCCCATCATGAGTGCTCGTGCCCAGTCGAATGGCAATGGGGGGCCCGATCGTGGCGCCGCCAAACTCGGATCCACGCTGGCCGGCATCGGCACCACAGGTCGTGTGTTGACCATCGCCGCACATCCCGATGACGAAGACACGCCGATCATCGCTTGGCTTGCCCGCGCCCGACACGTGGAGACCGCATACCTGTCGCTGACCCGCGGCGATGGTGGCCAGAATCTCATCGGCAACGAACTCGGTGAACCGCTGGGTGCCATCCGCACACAGGAGCTGCTGGCCGCACGCCGCATCGACGGTGGTCGGCAGTTTTTCACGCGCGCCTACGACTTCGGCTTCAGCAAGAATGCCGAGGAGACCTACCTGCATTGGCCGAAGGATTCCATTCTCGGCGACGTCGTGCGTGTGGTGCGCGCGTATCGTCCGCAGGTGATCGTGGCGTTTTTCAGTGGCACACCCCGCGATGGACACGGACATCATCAGGTGTCTGGGTTGCTCGCGCGTGAGGCATACGATCTGGCTGGTGATACGGTGCGTTTTCCGGTGCGTGACTACGGCTTGCCGTGGACACCACAGAAGTTCTACCGCAGTGCCCGTCAGGCCCCCGACAGTGCCTCGTTGCGTGTGAACACCGGTGAGTATGATGCGTTGCTGGGGCGCAGCTACTACGAAATTGCTGCCGAGAGTCGGTCGCAGCACAAGTCGCAGGGTTTTGGCGTGCTGCAACGGAAGGGTGTGATGTGGGCCTATCTGTCGCGCGAAGCTTCGCGTGTGGGTCCGGATGATGCGCGCAGCGAGCGTTCCGTGTTCGATGGGATCGACACCACATGGACGCCACTCAGGGCCAAATTGCCCACGGCCGTCGTACCCACGCTGGACTCTGCTCTTGCCGCGCTGGCAATGGTGCGTGGTGTGTATCGGGCCGACAATCCTTCCGCACTCGTGACGCCGCTGGCCGCGGTGCTTCGGCAGCTCCGCGCCGTACGCAATACTCTGGGCAGTGGTCCGGCGTTGCTCATCGGCGAAGGAATTGGACGTCCGGCGCAGGTGCGCGCGCGTCCTGCGCAGCAGGCAGATCCCGCATTGTGGGATGCACTGTCACTGACCATCGACCGCACCAGCGACGCGTTGGTGGAGGCGGCAGGCATTGCCGTGGAAGCCTCAGCTCCGCAGGGCACCTTCCCCGTGCGCGAAGCCGAGAAGGAGAATGTCAACGACTCGTTGCCGGTGACCATCAGCGTGTTCAATCGCGGGCGGGCGACCGTTCGGGTGACTGGTGGATTCATCAGCGGGCTCGGGATGCGCGCCAACGAACGCGGGTCGATCGACGTCGCTCCCGACAGCACAGGCGTGCTGCAGCGATACGCGGTGGCATTCGGTCCGAACTCTCCGTGGTGGCGCCAGCAGGGGCGGTCGGGCAAGGACTGGTTCCTCATGCCCATCGATGCCCGTGATGAAGTGCAGCAGGAAGCGCGCGTATCGACCATGGCCGAGGTGGCGCTGCTCATCGCCGAAGTGTCGGTGTCGGTGACCACGCCGATCGTGTATCGGTTTGCCGACCCCATCAAGGGTGACCAACAGATCCCGGTGGCGGCCGTGCCCGGAATTACAGTCAACCTGGCCAGTGCGATCGAATACATCCGCGCCGGAGTGCCCGTCGATCGCCTGGTGAATGTGCGGGTGCAGTCTTCCTATCCGCACGAGACGTCGGTGCGGGTGCGTCTCGAAGTGCCCAAGGGCCTCCTGGCGGACTCGGTGCAACGTGTACGCACGTTGCCCGCGCAGGGCGGGACCATGGTGTCGTTCCGGTTGCGCGGTGTGTTGCCTGAGGGAGCGCATCAACTGTTGGTGGCCGGATTCCACGAAAATGTGCCGGCCATGCGAGGGGTGTATCCCATCAGCTACGATCACATCACGCCGATGCGATTGTATGGCACGTCGGCCATGGCGTTTTCAGCGGTGTCGGTGAAGCTGCCCGCGCGGGCGCGCGTGGGATACATCGCCGGTGTGGCTGATGCTGGCATCGATGCGCTGCGTCAGCTCGATATCACCGTGGAAAAACTCGAGCCCTCGATGCTTGGCAGCACCGACCTGTCACGGTTCAGCAGCATCGTGGTGGGCCCGCGTGCATACGAAGCGAGCGAAGAGCTGGTGAAGCAGAATCCACGATTGCTCGAGTATGCCAACCGTGGTGGTACGCTGGTGGTGCAGTATGGGGCGCAGGACATGAGCCGCTTTGCGAACGTCATGCCGTATCCGCTGCAGTGGACGCGTCCGGCGGCTCGGGTGACGATGGAGCAGGCACCGGTCAACATGCTGCAGCCCACGCATCCTCTGCTCACCACCCCAAACCGTCTCACTGCCAGTGACTGGGATGGTTGGGTGCAGGAGCGCGCGACGTACATGCCGAGCACGATTGATCGACGGTATACGTCGTTGCTGTCGATGAACGATCCCGGTGAGCCGGCCAACACCGGCGCCCTGCTGGTCGCTCCGGTCGGCAAGGGACGCTATGTCTACGTGACGCTGGCGCTGTTTCGCCAATTGCCCATGGGGGTGCCGGGCGCGGCGCGCATTCTGACCAATCTCGTCAACGGGCAGGCGCCGGTCGTGATGCCCAAGATGTAA
- a CDS encoding NAD(P)/FAD-dependent oxidoreductase — protein MTNSPSVSRNGAHGASQHEPHVVIIGGGFAGLAAARELRKAAVRVTLLDRSNHHTFQPLLYQVATAGLAPSDISVPIRWRLRHQANATVLLAEVVGIDATRQIVRLDDGTEIPYDFLIVATGARHAYFGHDEWSAFAPGLKSIEDATDMRQRLLLAFERAERTDDPAVRDANLTFAIVGGGPTGVELAGSIPDITKRALRQEFRRIDTRQTRVLLIEAGPRILSTFPEALSRAAQQDLEGLGVEVRLGVPVTHIDNDSVTIGEERIPTRTVFWAAGNVASPLGRMLDADTDRAGRVKVATDCSVPAHPNVFVVGDLSIVMRENGQPAPAVAPTANQTGQHAARMIVASMNGRPRTPFQYWHKGDLATIGRHKAVAAFGRLHLSGYFTWFLWLFVHLMYLVGFRNRASVLLQWGWAYVTWQRGVRLITRNTVSGNMVTGNSTGSRSASASAQVAAPEAVSPAAVSSNAPAERDLRLV, from the coding sequence ATGACGAACTCTCCGAGCGTTTCACGAAACGGCGCGCATGGCGCGTCGCAGCACGAACCACATGTCGTGATCATTGGCGGCGGCTTCGCGGGGCTGGCGGCAGCCCGGGAACTGCGGAAAGCCGCCGTGCGGGTGACCCTGCTGGACCGGTCCAATCACCACACCTTCCAGCCGTTGCTGTATCAGGTGGCGACGGCCGGACTGGCGCCCAGCGACATTTCGGTGCCCATCCGCTGGCGTCTGCGTCACCAGGCCAATGCCACGGTGCTACTGGCAGAGGTGGTGGGCATCGATGCCACCCGGCAAATCGTGCGACTCGACGATGGCACCGAGATCCCCTACGACTTTCTCATCGTGGCCACTGGTGCCCGACATGCCTACTTCGGGCACGATGAATGGTCGGCGTTTGCACCGGGGCTCAAGAGCATCGAGGACGCCACCGACATGCGCCAGCGTCTGTTGCTGGCCTTCGAGCGGGCGGAGCGCACCGATGATCCTGCGGTGCGCGATGCCAATCTCACCTTCGCCATCGTCGGTGGTGGCCCCACGGGCGTGGAGCTGGCCGGTTCGATTCCGGACATCACCAAGCGTGCGCTGCGCCAGGAATTTCGGCGCATCGATACACGCCAGACGCGGGTGCTGCTCATCGAAGCCGGGCCACGCATCCTCTCCACGTTTCCCGAGGCGCTTTCCCGTGCGGCCCAACAGGACCTCGAAGGACTCGGCGTGGAGGTCCGGCTTGGCGTGCCCGTCACGCACATCGATAACGACAGCGTCACGATCGGCGAGGAACGGATCCCCACGCGCACGGTGTTTTGGGCCGCCGGAAATGTCGCATCGCCCCTAGGGCGTATGCTCGATGCAGACACTGATCGAGCGGGACGTGTCAAAGTGGCGACGGATTGTTCGGTACCGGCGCATCCGAACGTGTTCGTCGTGGGCGACCTGAGCATCGTCATGCGCGAGAACGGACAGCCGGCGCCGGCGGTGGCACCAACGGCGAACCAGACGGGACAACATGCGGCACGCATGATTGTCGCCAGCATGAATGGGCGCCCTCGCACACCGTTTCAGTACTGGCACAAAGGCGATCTGGCCACCATTGGCCGGCACAAGGCCGTGGCGGCGTTTGGCCGTCTGCACCTGAGTGGCTACTTCACGTGGTTCCTCTGGCTCTTTGTGCACCTCATGTACCTCGTAGGCTTCCGCAACCGGGCCAGTGTGCTGCTGCAATGGGGATGGGCGTATGTGACATGGCAACGGGGCGTGCGACTCATCACCCGCAACACCGTGAGTGGGAACATGGTGACGGGCAACTCCACAGGGAGTCGCTCGGCCAGTGCCAGTGCCCAGGTGGCAGCTCCTGAAGCGGTCTCTCCCGCCGCGGTTTCTTCGAATGCTCCGGCTGAGAGGGACCTAAGGCTGGTTTGA
- a CDS encoding ATP-binding protein, with translation MPIPPLVVSSATPSIALDVARLAAVLGALPVPAVLFRTEGTAAAINADGEDLFVFDTIAPLSSQHWRVMLHPFGDVARDIMAAVQATNTTVSRQVTLPVDGAVFTLRAAPFDEAFVLVTATDHSEEQQRRIALERAERERRTLFMLAPAVVHVVDVSGRIIRTNGEADRQHGDRAPTTLRELWEREAPHDLSEEGRPARPLTFLDTPGMRALAGVSVRQQRLQCRRGDGTRIIEASASPMTDASGALIGVMLVDHDITDRHRRERPSPTAATTAVDAAQFDRLVEERSREVIASHEEHVRERRLAAVGQLAAGVMHDVNNALNPIMAAAYLLQHHAESPAAVRDYAERIRAAAEIGAATASRVGRFIRQEPLHAGGDEEIDLSVLVAEVLDLTEPMRLRRSVGSHAVRVATELEPGVQGRGLPGEIREAMLNLVQNAIDAMPEGGTLTVRCWGEGTDACLSVQDTGVGMSEEVLERAFEPFFTTKGAKGSGLGLAEVYGIVRRHRGQVTLSSSAGKGSTVTLRLPRVAPQPVVAAVVPPAKAVPQRILVVEDHDDGRMLLRRILEGDGHQVDAVASVTEAKSRLAVEGGMPYDLMLTDVGLPDGSGWDLARESRASWPALRVGVITGWEATAGSEEARGVEFVLRKPLRAQELKAHIAGRTPPSNNE, from the coding sequence ATGCCCATCCCTCCATTAGTGGTTTCGTCGGCAACACCCAGCATTGCACTGGACGTCGCTCGGCTTGCTGCCGTGCTGGGGGCCTTGCCCGTACCTGCCGTGCTGTTTCGCACGGAAGGCACGGCCGCGGCCATCAATGCCGATGGAGAGGATCTGTTTGTCTTCGACACCATCGCGCCGCTGTCTTCGCAACACTGGCGCGTGATGTTGCATCCGTTCGGCGATGTGGCACGTGACATCATGGCCGCGGTGCAGGCCACCAACACCACGGTGTCACGTCAGGTGACGCTGCCGGTCGATGGAGCCGTGTTCACGCTGCGCGCGGCGCCATTCGATGAAGCGTTCGTGCTGGTGACGGCCACCGATCACAGTGAGGAGCAGCAGCGACGGATCGCGCTCGAACGGGCCGAACGCGAGCGGCGCACGTTGTTCATGCTGGCACCGGCCGTGGTGCATGTGGTGGATGTGTCGGGTCGTATCATCCGCACGAATGGGGAAGCGGATCGACAGCATGGCGATCGGGCCCCGACCACGCTGCGGGAGCTGTGGGAGCGAGAGGCGCCGCACGACCTGTCCGAAGAGGGGCGTCCCGCACGTCCGCTGACATTCCTCGACACACCGGGCATGCGCGCGCTCGCCGGTGTGTCGGTGCGGCAGCAGCGGCTGCAATGTCGACGTGGCGATGGCACGCGTATCATCGAGGCGAGCGCGTCGCCGATGACCGATGCGAGCGGCGCACTGATCGGCGTGATGCTGGTCGACCATGACATCACCGATCGTCATCGTCGCGAACGTCCGTCGCCCACCGCCGCGACCACCGCCGTGGACGCGGCACAGTTCGACCGTCTGGTGGAAGAGCGATCGCGAGAGGTGATCGCGTCGCACGAAGAACATGTGCGCGAGCGACGTCTCGCCGCGGTGGGGCAGTTGGCCGCCGGGGTGATGCACGATGTGAACAACGCGCTCAATCCCATCATGGCGGCAGCGTACCTGCTTCAGCATCACGCCGAGTCTCCGGCGGCGGTGCGCGATTACGCGGAACGCATTCGCGCGGCGGCCGAGATCGGTGCAGCGACGGCGTCCCGTGTGGGGCGTTTCATTCGGCAGGAACCACTGCACGCAGGCGGAGACGAAGAGATCGATCTGTCCGTCCTGGTGGCGGAGGTGCTCGATCTGACCGAGCCGATGCGGCTGCGTCGTTCCGTGGGCAGCCATGCCGTGCGTGTCGCGACAGAACTCGAGCCTGGAGTCCAGGGACGCGGACTGCCGGGCGAGATTCGTGAGGCGATGCTGAATCTCGTCCAGAATGCCATCGATGCGATGCCGGAAGGTGGCACGCTCACGGTACGCTGCTGGGGCGAGGGGACCGATGCCTGCCTGTCCGTTCAGGACACCGGGGTTGGCATGAGCGAGGAAGTGCTCGAGCGCGCCTTCGAGCCATTTTTCACCACGAAGGGGGCAAAGGGGTCGGGGCTTGGTCTGGCCGAGGTGTACGGCATCGTCCGGCGGCACCGCGGTCAGGTGACACTGTCGTCATCGGCTGGAAAGGGGTCCACGGTGACCCTCCGTTTGCCCCGTGTGGCACCACAACCGGTGGTGGCAGCGGTTGTGCCTCCTGCCAAAGCCGTGCCGCAGCGCATCCTCGTTGTGGAGGATCATGACGACGGACGCATGCTGCTGCGTCGTATCCTCGAGGGCGATGGTCATCAGGTGGACGCGGTTGCCAGTGTCACCGAAGCCAAGTCGAGGCTCGCGGTGGAGGGCGGTATGCCGTACGATCTGATGTTGACGGATGTCGGGTTGCCCGACGGCAGTGGCTGGGATCTTGCACGGGAGAGTCGTGCATCATGGCCTGCGCTGCGCGTGGGGGTGATCACGGGATGGGAAGCAACCGCCGGCAGCGAAGAAGCACGCGGCGTGGAATTCGTGCTTCGCAAGCCGTTGCGGGCACAGGAACTGAAGGCTCACATTGCGGGGCGAACGCCCCCGTCCAACAACGAGTAA
- a CDS encoding beta strand repeat-containing protein: MAGALLSGCSESSSPAPTPTLALANTGATTATAARGSSATYAFTITRGGGFSAPVQLAAEGVPAGVTASFAPASLTGTTTASTMTLAVDAAAAPGTFSVTVRATGSGVTGQSAVVELVIPNPTIGLQGAATALTVVQGGSGTVSYTVTRGGGFAGAVSLAVEGLPNGVTAAFAPTSLAAGVTTSTLTLTAAAGTSAAVTNLTVRATGTGVTAQTAALALTVSEAPGIVLSNAGEALSVVAGQSGTRTIGIARRGGFAGAVTLALEGAPAGVTGTFAPAAPTTNESVLTLNAAATTAVGSYTLTVRGTGTGITAVTTTVTLVVTEAPGITLSNSGGALSVAAGQSGTRTISIARRGAFAGAVTLALEGAPTGVTGTFAPAAPTANESVLTLNVAPTTAVGNYTLTVRGTGTGVAASTTTLALTVTEAPGITVIGTGGRTWNLPAGTSGTRTIGIERQGGYTGAVTLTLEGAPLGVTAAFAPAAPTTNESVITLTAAASTLPGLYTLTVRGTGIGVSPATGVIFLSVTTGPSLSVTWAVPSVSVVQGQATRAQMLIQRTGTFPDRGRLVIEGLREGLNVLFPVPLDSLTTVNTYIATIDVGPVLLPGTYQLIARATAGELSSTATLTVVVTAAASGFALSTPVTLRTIEQGDSASIPLNVTRYGGHSAAIAVGNFTLTCLATVGGCPSTTFGNLVSTAFVSPQTGNTGRVQPNLHADIPEGEYRFRMVATGSGGGPDTLHVPVRVVSATQARHSLSTITLPNAAGGETIDYTVRVHRTPGNSANVTFSVSSCQSGLTASLPTPGTTGNSLTLRISVSRTATPGSLYCTLVSSAPGQRSQNVNTWVNVTP; encoded by the coding sequence ATGGCTGGAGCTCTGCTTTCCGGCTGCTCCGAGAGCTCCAGCCCGGCACCCACCCCCACGCTCGCTTTGGCGAACACGGGAGCGACGACGGCCACGGCCGCGCGAGGGTCCAGTGCCACCTATGCGTTCACCATCACGCGCGGCGGCGGATTCAGCGCGCCCGTGCAACTGGCGGCCGAGGGCGTACCGGCTGGAGTGACCGCGAGTTTTGCCCCTGCTTCGCTCACGGGTACGACGACCGCCTCGACGATGACGCTGGCCGTGGATGCCGCCGCGGCGCCTGGTACGTTCTCCGTTACCGTCCGCGCGACGGGCAGTGGCGTCACGGGACAGAGCGCGGTGGTGGAGCTGGTGATTCCCAATCCGACGATTGGTCTTCAGGGCGCAGCCACCGCGCTGACGGTGGTGCAGGGCGGCTCTGGCACGGTGAGCTACACCGTGACCCGGGGTGGAGGTTTTGCGGGGGCCGTGAGTCTGGCCGTGGAGGGTTTGCCCAACGGGGTGACGGCGGCATTCGCACCGACCTCGTTGGCGGCCGGTGTCACGACCAGCACGCTGACACTGACGGCTGCAGCCGGCACATCGGCAGCGGTCACCAACCTGACCGTGCGGGCGACCGGCACCGGGGTCACGGCGCAGACGGCTGCGTTGGCGCTCACGGTATCGGAAGCACCCGGCATCGTGCTGAGCAACGCTGGTGAGGCCTTGAGTGTCGTGGCCGGTCAGAGCGGAACGCGTACGATCGGTATCGCGCGGCGTGGTGGTTTTGCGGGCGCCGTCACGCTGGCCCTCGAAGGCGCGCCGGCCGGTGTCACGGGGACCTTCGCACCCGCCGCGCCGACCACGAATGAATCGGTGCTCACGCTGAACGCGGCAGCGACGACCGCGGTGGGTAGCTACACGCTGACCGTGCGTGGTACCGGAACCGGTATCACCGCCGTCACCACAACGGTGACGCTGGTTGTGACCGAAGCGCCGGGCATCACACTGAGCAACAGCGGTGGCGCGCTGAGTGTGGCGGCGGGGCAGAGCGGCACCCGCACCATCAGCATTGCGCGTCGGGGAGCATTTGCCGGTGCCGTCACGCTGGCCCTGGAAGGTGCGCCCACCGGTGTGACTGGCACTTTCGCGCCGGCCGCGCCCACGGCCAATGAATCCGTGCTCACGCTGAACGTGGCGCCGACCACGGCGGTGGGGAACTACACACTCACCGTGCGCGGCACGGGAACGGGTGTTGCGGCCTCGACGACGACGCTCGCGCTGACAGTGACGGAAGCGCCAGGGATCACGGTAATAGGAACGGGCGGTAGAACGTGGAATCTCCCTGCGGGTACAAGTGGCACACGCACCATAGGCATTGAGCGACAGGGTGGATATACCGGTGCCGTGACGCTGACTCTCGAGGGCGCACCTCTCGGCGTCACTGCGGCCTTTGCACCTGCGGCGCCAACAACGAATGAGTCGGTGATCACTTTGACGGCGGCCGCGTCGACCCTCCCGGGTCTCTACACTCTCACTGTGCGAGGTACGGGTATCGGAGTCTCGCCCGCCACAGGGGTCATCTTTCTCTCCGTGACCACCGGTCCGTCGCTCAGCGTTACGTGGGCCGTTCCAAGTGTTTCCGTGGTGCAGGGGCAAGCGACGCGCGCGCAGATGCTGATTCAACGGACAGGTACATTCCCGGATCGGGGTCGACTGGTTATCGAGGGTCTACGCGAGGGATTGAATGTGCTATTCCCCGTGCCATTGGACTCTCTGACGACGGTCAACACGTACATTGCCACTATCGATGTCGGTCCTGTGTTGCTTCCGGGAACGTATCAGTTGATCGCGCGGGCCACGGCTGGGGAGCTCAGCAGCACAGCGACCTTGACTGTGGTGGTGACGGCGGCGGCGAGCGGATTCGCATTGTCTACCCCGGTTACCTTGCGGACAATTGAGCAGGGAGATTCGGCGTCGATTCCACTCAATGTGACGCGATACGGCGGGCACTCGGCAGCAATCGCCGTGGGCAACTTTACTCTTACCTGTCTGGCGACTGTTGGTGGATGTCCCAGCACGACATTTGGTAATTTGGTCAGTACCGCCTTCGTGTCACCGCAAACGGGCAATACCGGCCGCGTGCAGCCCAATCTTCATGCGGATATCCCAGAGGGAGAGTATCGATTCCGGATGGTGGCGACGGGATCAGGTGGTGGGCCTGATACGCTGCATGTACCCGTGCGTGTTGTTTCAGCTACGCAAGCCAGGCATTCGCTCAGCACCATCACGCTCCCGAACGCCGCTGGTGGGGAAACGATCGACTATACGGTTCGCGTACACCGCACACCTGGCAACAGCGCGAACGTTACGTTCTCCGTATCCAGCTGCCAAAGCGGTCTGACCGCGTCGCTGCCGACGCCGGGGACGACAGGCAACTCACTGACGCTGCGTATCTCGGTCAGCAGAACGGCAACACCAGGATCGTTGTACTGCACCCTTGTGTCTTCCGCACCCGGTCAACGCAGCCAGAACGTGAATACGTGGGTCAACGTGACCCCCTGA
- a CDS encoding sodium:solute symporter, producing MHWINWVIVVVYLAVVIVDGLRRTRGTKDIEGYFLASRSLPWWAVGLSVMATQISAVTLIGTTGQGATDGMRFVQFYFGLPIAMVLLGVTIVPFLHKAKVYTAYEFLERRFDPKTRSLTSLLFLLSRGMSCGTIIAAPAVVLSAIFGWDLIWCVLLIGLPTIIYTVLGGVEAIAWADVKQMVIIVGALLAIVVVLIIRLPVPLDDALRVAGSTGRLRVFDFSFSLTETYTFWSGILGGTFLMLSYFGTDQSQVQRYLAARSVDEARSSLLMSAYWKIPLQALILLIGVLVFLFYTFSPAPLLYNPRHDAQLRERQPAEYAMLESRYTAALAARDQAAREAAASSEPAALTNFTQQNASVESVRKEALAAAAKATGESSRDVNYIIPRLVLDHLPMGFAGIFLAAVLAAAMSSIAAELNSLSTASVVDFYQRWYRPSAGSTELLNAGKLATALWGVFACVVALYAATLGSLIEVVNRFGSFFYGSILGVFMLAMMKRATAFGAFAGLLTGMGAVAAVSFGAPQISFLWHNVIGAVVVVVVGTVLSLGNRPQPSMTNA from the coding sequence ATGCATTGGATCAACTGGGTCATTGTCGTGGTGTATCTGGCCGTCGTCATTGTCGACGGCCTGCGGCGCACCCGCGGTACCAAAGACATCGAGGGGTACTTCCTCGCCAGCCGTTCGCTCCCATGGTGGGCGGTCGGCCTCAGCGTGATGGCCACGCAGATCTCGGCTGTCACCCTGATCGGCACGACCGGGCAGGGTGCCACCGACGGCATGCGGTTCGTGCAGTTCTACTTTGGACTGCCCATCGCGATGGTGCTGCTGGGTGTCACCATTGTGCCGTTCCTGCACAAGGCGAAGGTCTACACCGCCTATGAATTCCTCGAGCGGCGGTTCGATCCCAAGACCCGGTCGCTCACCAGCCTGCTGTTCCTGCTCTCGCGCGGCATGTCCTGTGGCACGATCATCGCCGCGCCGGCCGTGGTGTTGTCGGCCATTTTCGGCTGGGATCTGATCTGGTGTGTGCTGTTGATTGGCTTGCCCACCATCATCTACACGGTGCTGGGCGGTGTGGAAGCCATCGCGTGGGCAGACGTGAAGCAGATGGTGATCATCGTGGGGGCCCTGCTGGCCATTGTGGTGGTGTTGATCATCCGGCTGCCGGTGCCACTGGATGACGCGCTGCGCGTGGCCGGTTCCACGGGCCGACTGCGGGTGTTCGACTTCTCCTTCTCGTTGACCGAGACGTACACGTTCTGGTCTGGCATTCTCGGCGGCACGTTCTTGATGCTGTCCTACTTTGGCACTGATCAGAGCCAGGTGCAGCGATACCTCGCCGCGCGCTCGGTGGATGAAGCCCGCAGTTCGCTGCTCATGAGCGCGTACTGGAAGATCCCGCTGCAGGCGCTGATCCTGCTCATCGGCGTGCTGGTGTTCCTGTTCTACACCTTCTCGCCGGCGCCACTCCTGTACAATCCGCGCCACGACGCGCAACTGCGCGAGCGGCAGCCGGCCGAATATGCGATGCTCGAGTCCCGGTACACCGCCGCGCTGGCCGCTCGTGACCAGGCGGCACGCGAGGCCGCGGCCTCATCGGAACCGGCCGCGCTGACCAACTTCACGCAGCAGAACGCCTCGGTGGAATCGGTGCGCAAGGAAGCGCTCGCCGCTGCGGCCAAGGCCACCGGCGAAAGCTCCCGCGACGTGAACTACATCATCCCGCGCCTGGTGCTCGACCATCTGCCGATGGGGTTTGCGGGCATTTTCCTGGCGGCGGTGCTGGCAGCCGCGATGTCCTCGATCGCGGCCGAACTGAACTCGCTGTCGACGGCGTCGGTCGTGGACTTCTATCAACGCTGGTACCGGCCGAGCGCCGGCAGTACGGAGTTGCTCAACGCCGGCAAGCTGGCCACGGCCCTCTGGGGTGTATTCGCCTGCGTGGTGGCCCTCTACGCCGCCACTCTGGGCTCGCTGATCGAAGTGGTGAACCGATTCGGTTCGTTCTTCTACGGCTCGATTCTGGGCGTGTTCATGCTGGCCATGATGAAACGCGCCACCGCCTTCGGTGCATTCGCGGGCCTGCTCACGGGCATGGGCGCTGTGGCGGCCGTGTCATTCGGTGCACCGCAGATCAGCTTCCTGTGGCACAATGTGATCGGCGCGGTGGTGGTGGTCGTGGTGGGTACGGTGCTCAGCCTCGGCAATCGGCCGCAGCCATCAATGACGAACGCGTAG
- a CDS encoding helix-turn-helix domain-containing protein, whose product MDLFVRFGKTVRRLRTNAGFSQETFADLVGMHRNYIGTVERGETNISIENIHRIARGLRITIAGLFQEMEGSAEDTPRSADTAGSTRTPGDQHERERTDLLRPALDRVAEARQAIEEAAKHLLQLEAGQTGAGATKRTPRRRSGM is encoded by the coding sequence ATGGATCTGTTTGTTCGCTTCGGCAAGACGGTGCGGCGACTGCGCACGAATGCGGGATTCTCGCAAGAGACTTTCGCAGACCTGGTGGGCATGCATCGCAATTACATCGGCACCGTCGAGCGAGGTGAGACCAATATCTCGATCGAGAACATTCATCGCATTGCGCGTGGCCTGCGCATCACCATCGCCGGGTTGTTTCAGGAGATGGAGGGTTCCGCAGAGGATACACCGCGCTCCGCCGATACGGCCGGCTCGACGCGAACGCCGGGCGACCAGCACGAGCGTGAACGAACAGACCTGCTGCGCCCCGCGCTGGATCGCGTAGCGGAGGCGCGGCAGGCGATCGAAGAAGCCGCGAAACACCTGCTGCAGCTTGAAGCCGGTCAGACCGGCGCCGGGGCGACGAAACGAACGCCCCGGCGTCGTAGTGGGATGTAG